The following proteins come from a genomic window of Halobaculum sp. MBLA0147:
- a CDS encoding PAS domain S-box protein has translation MSGVSTDSRRVDLYVADSFADGSPSGADDGLVSAATERFGWTVRTVDRPVGETDGAGGIVAFTDDLDTVDSVLAGGCRGVVVTTEPSVAERVTTLAPSIPVVRWDPTDPPWAFLESRVRGVLDGTEHGAVTTEGVSNGSTAASDPDLLDVDESAAEEPTVDHTPLPTPGESEDADATLASYEQLMDSMGDAVYVLDDEGRFQYVNDAMTELTGHDREAILGEPPGFIKDETAVREAEDALRGMLSSEGPSWASLELDIVCADDSRVPVEDHMTLLPYDEELRGTVGVLRDVTTQKRREAMFDGLLDATHRMMTLDSPVAIAGIAAETADTTLDQELVTLRLATDGELIPVASTASTREELPPRPAYDTDEGPAGEAFTTGETVWREADEIADDQDRGDIDAALYVPLEGHGTLTVGVANGELDDQDRYFVELLAATTERALDRAERERSLRQYRALVEEIDDLAFAVDEEGEFALATEPFAAALGYDRDRLVGEPIETVDGGVVATALDAVGERGEGDDDTVVEEGQLRRHDGEELPVRVSVTPVSTAAFDGAVVAVDDISDLLSARAAVERTQDRFGGLFEALTDPVVELRTSVDADPASATVQRANDDFETVFGTDGHVGDRGDGPTTVRELGVPEAVAETLERAAADACRDCGPTRTEVTIQAGGQTRHFVARDVPYEVDDATHTFVVFTDVTELKRRETHTRVLTRVLRHNLRNEISVVGGFVEQLEQYVDEERAVDAVGRIAEAADDLAALSETAGVVQEILQSDESVKRPVDLERIVHESVSSVRDRHEDVRVDLKVDGVGTVVATEFLEHAVTELVDNAVAHNSSDEPLLHVEVADRGDETVVVVGDDGPPIPEVEWAVVTDRREITQLQHGSGIGLWLVRWVVDDHGGTLELRQNDESGSEVALRLPHSRDDPAGVESA, from the coding sequence ATGAGTGGAGTCTCGACCGACTCGCGGCGAGTCGATCTGTACGTCGCCGACTCGTTCGCGGACGGGTCGCCGAGTGGAGCGGACGACGGACTCGTGTCGGCGGCTACCGAACGGTTCGGGTGGACGGTTCGGACGGTCGACCGCCCGGTCGGCGAGACGGACGGTGCGGGCGGGATCGTCGCGTTCACGGACGACCTCGACACCGTCGACTCGGTCCTCGCTGGTGGCTGTCGCGGCGTGGTGGTCACGACCGAACCGAGCGTCGCGGAACGCGTCACGACGCTCGCGCCGTCGATTCCGGTCGTTCGGTGGGACCCCACCGATCCACCGTGGGCGTTCCTCGAGTCGCGTGTTCGGGGCGTCCTCGACGGGACGGAGCACGGGGCCGTCACGACGGAGGGGGTGTCGAACGGTTCCACCGCCGCGTCGGATCCCGATCTGTTGGATGTCGACGAGTCGGCCGCCGAGGAACCGACCGTCGACCACACGCCGCTGCCGACGCCCGGTGAGTCCGAGGACGCCGACGCGACGCTCGCCTCGTACGAGCAGTTGATGGACTCGATGGGTGACGCAGTCTACGTCCTCGACGACGAGGGGCGGTTCCAGTACGTCAACGACGCGATGACGGAGTTGACAGGTCACGACCGGGAGGCGATCCTCGGCGAACCGCCGGGATTCATCAAAGACGAGACCGCCGTTCGGGAGGCCGAAGACGCACTCCGCGGGATGTTGTCCTCCGAAGGACCCTCGTGGGCGTCGCTGGAGTTGGACATCGTCTGTGCCGACGACTCCCGCGTCCCGGTCGAGGATCACATGACGCTGCTGCCGTACGACGAGGAACTCCGCGGGACCGTGGGGGTGTTGCGCGACGTGACGACACAGAAGCGCCGCGAGGCGATGTTCGACGGGTTACTGGACGCGACCCACCGGATGATGACGCTGGACAGTCCGGTCGCCATCGCGGGCATCGCCGCCGAGACGGCCGACACGACGCTCGACCAGGAGCTGGTGACGCTCCGGCTCGCCACCGACGGCGAGTTGATTCCCGTCGCCTCCACCGCCTCGACACGCGAGGAGCTCCCACCACGACCGGCCTACGACACCGACGAGGGGCCGGCCGGCGAGGCGTTCACGACCGGAGAGACGGTGTGGCGTGAGGCAGACGAGATTGCGGACGACCAAGACCGCGGGGACATCGACGCCGCACTGTACGTCCCGCTGGAGGGCCACGGGACGCTCACAGTCGGTGTGGCGAACGGCGAGTTGGACGATCAAGACCGCTACTTCGTCGAGTTGCTGGCGGCGACGACGGAGCGTGCACTCGATCGGGCCGAGCGGGAGCGCTCGCTCCGACAGTACCGGGCGTTGGTCGAGGAGATCGACGACTTGGCCTTCGCGGTCGACGAGGAGGGAGAGTTCGCACTCGCGACCGAACCGTTCGCCGCGGCACTCGGCTACGACCGGGACCGACTCGTCGGCGAGCCGATCGAGACCGTCGACGGTGGCGTCGTCGCGACGGCACTCGACGCAGTCGGCGAACGGGGCGAGGGTGACGACGACACGGTCGTCGAGGAGGGGCAGCTCAGACGCCACGACGGCGAGGAACTGCCGGTGCGTGTCAGCGTGACGCCGGTTTCGACGGCGGCGTTCGACGGTGCCGTCGTCGCGGTCGACGACATCTCGGACCTGCTGTCGGCGCGTGCGGCAGTCGAGCGGACACAGGACCGCTTCGGTGGGCTGTTCGAGGCGTTGACCGATCCGGTCGTCGAGTTGCGGACGAGTGTCGACGCCGACCCGGCTTCGGCGACGGTACAGCGAGCCAACGACGACTTCGAGACAGTGTTCGGGACGGACGGCCACGTCGGTGACCGTGGTGACGGTCCGACGACGGTCCGGGAGCTCGGTGTTCCCGAGGCGGTCGCCGAGACGCTCGAACGGGCCGCCGCGGACGCGTGTCGAGACTGTGGGCCGACACGGACCGAGGTGACGATCCAGGCCGGCGGACAGACGCGCCACTTCGTCGCTCGCGACGTGCCCTACGAGGTCGACGACGCCACACACACGTTCGTCGTGTTCACGGACGTGACGGAGTTGAAGCGCCGCGAGACGCACACACGGGTGCTGACGCGCGTGCTCCGGCACAACCTCCGCAACGAGATCAGTGTCGTCGGTGGGTTCGTCGAGCAACTCGAACAGTACGTCGACGAGGAACGGGCCGTCGACGCCGTCGGTCGGATCGCCGAGGCGGCAGACGACCTCGCCGCGTTGAGCGAGACGGCCGGTGTCGTCCAGGAGATTCTCCAGTCAGACGAGTCGGTGAAGCGTCCGGTCGACCTGGAGCGGATCGTCCACGAGTCGGTGTCTTCGGTGCGTGACCGTCACGAAGACGTACGGGTGGATCTCAAGGTCGACGGCGTCGGGACCGTCGTCGCGACGGAGTTCCTGGAACACGCGGTCACCGAACTCGTCGACAACGCCGTCGCGCACAACTCCAGCGACGAACCGTTGCTCCACGTCGAGGTGGCCGATCGCGGCGACGAGACGGTCGTCGTCGTCGGTGACGACGGGCCGCCGATTCCGGAGGTGGAGTGGGCCGTCGTCACCGACAGACGCGAGATTACACAGCTCCAGCACGGGAGCGGAATCGGACTGTGGTTGGTGCGGTGGGTCGTCGACGATCACGGCGGCACGCTGGAACTCCGGCAGAACGACGAGTCCGGCTCCGAAGTCGCACTCCGACTCCCACACTCGCGGGACGACCCCGCCGGTGTCGAGTCGGCGTGA